In a genomic window of Punica granatum isolate Tunisia-2019 chromosome 6, ASM765513v2, whole genome shotgun sequence:
- the LOC116212360 gene encoding tropinone reductase homolog At5g06060-like isoform X1, whose protein sequence is MPEETRNHDPIIPCAYDFLSCACSLSTHIYTYVQLCDITRYAIVEELARLGAAVYTCSRNDSELNECLNNWKAKGFQVAGSVCDVSARAEREKLMQTVSSVFSSKLNILVNNAGTNITKATTEYTAEEFAIIMNTNFESAYHLCQLAHPKLKASGAGSIVFVSSISGVISSPAGSIYSATKGAMNQLAKNLACEWAKDNIRCNSVAPYYISTPLSEPHLKNEKLYEAIISRTPMGRVGEPKEVSSLVAFLCMPAASYITGQTISVDGGFTVNGLFFDWTAN, encoded by the exons ATGCCAGAAGAAACTAGAAATCATGACCCGATCATTCCGTGTGCATACGACTTTCTGAGTTGTGCATGCAGTCTGagtacacacatatatacatatgtacaaCTGTGTGATATTACTAGGTATGCTATTGTGGAGGAACTCGCGAGACTGGGAGCAGCTGTCTACACATGCTCTCGGAATGATTCAGAGCTTAACGAGTGCCTGAATAACTGGAAGGCAAAGGGCTTTCAAGTTGCGGGTTCAGTGTGCGACGTATCTGCCCGAGCTGAAAGAGAGAAGCTGATGCAGACAGTGTCATCTGTCTTCTCATCAAAGCTCAACATCCTA GTAAACAATGCTGGAACGAACATAACCAAAGCCACCACAGAGTACACGGCGGAGGAGTTTGCTATCATCATGAACACGAATTTCGAGTCGGCATATCACCTTTGCCAACTCGCACACCCTAAGCTGAAGGCTTCGGGTGCGGGAAGCATCGTGTTCGTGTCTTCCATATCTGGGGTTATTTCTAGCCCTGCTGGATCTATATATTCTGCCACTAAAG GAGCCATGAATCAGCTAGCGAAAAATTTGGCCTGTGAGTGGGCAAAAGACAACATAAGATGCAATTCGGTTGCACCTTATTACATCTCGACACCGCTAAGCGAACCT CACTTAAAGAACGAGAAGTTATATGAGGCCATTATATCAAGAACGCCGATGGGCCGCGTAGGAGAGCCGAAAGAGGTGTCCTCCTTGGTAGCCTTCTTGTGCATGCCGGCAGCATCTTATATAACCGGTCAAACTATCTCCGTCGATGGGGGATTCACCGTAAATGGGCTCTTCTTCGACTGGACGGCCAACTAa
- the LOC116211121 gene encoding pentatricopeptide repeat-containing protein At3g46790, chloroplastic, with product MFAFTPPQTIQKPPIPVQFTTRRKPLLCSLTVNPSTLTGAAASTSNNNRLIQKLCRQGDLKQALHVLSREPDPTQLTYELLILSCSRQNSLSDGRVVHRHLFDNGFGQDPFLATKLINMYSELDAVESARDVFDKIRERTIFVWNSLFRALSLAGRGEEVMDLYRRMNRTNIPSDRFTYTYVLKACVVSESMISLLKKGREIHAHILRHGYEGHVHIMTTMMDMYARFGCVERASYVFEEMPVKNVVSWSAMIACYSKNGMPFEALELFREMMHYPADLVPNSVTMVSVLQACAALAALQQGRIVHGFVLRRGLNSILPVISALVTMYARCGKLGLAQLVFDRMEERDVISWNSLISSYGVHGFGEEAIRIFKQMTLNGISPSPVSFVSVLGACSHAGLVEEGKQLFKSMVEVHGIRPTVEHYACMVDLLGRANRLDEAAKLIEEMRTEPGPKVWGSLLGSCRIHCNVELAERASSRLFELEPRNAGNYVLLADIYAGAKLWEELKRVKKLLEARGLQKVPGRSWIEVKRKIYSFVSVDDELNPQIEQLHALLQKLSMEMKESGYVPQTKIVLYDLDTKEKERILLGHSEKRAVAFGLINSRKGEPIRITKNLRLCEDCHSVTKFISKFTNREILVRDVNRFHHFRDGVCSCGDYW from the coding sequence ATGTTTGCGTTTACGCCTCCCCAGACGATACAGAAACCGCCTATCCCCGTCCAATTCACTACCCGCCGGAAGCCGCTCCTCTGCTCGCTCACCGTTAACCCCTCCACCCTCACCGGTGCTGCAGCCTCAACGTCCAACAACAACCGACTAATCCAAAAGCTATGCCGGCAGGGCGACCTCAAACAGGCACTCCACGTCCTCTCCCGGGAGCCCGACCCGACACAGCTGACATACGAGCTCTTAATACTATCCTGCTCCCGCCAAAACTCCCTCTCCGACGGCCGCGTCGTCCACCGCCACCTCTTCGATAATGGGTTCGGCCAAGATCCCTTCTTGGCTACCAAACTCATCAATATGTACTCCGAGCTGGATGCTGTGGAGAGTGCACGCGACGTGTTCGACAAAATTCGCGAAAGAACTATCTTTGTCTGGAACTCCTTGTTTCGGGCCCTCTCTTTGGCGGGTCGGGGAGAGGAGGTAATGGATTTATATCGGAGGATGAACCGCACCAATATACCTTCGGATAGGTTCACGTACACTTATGTATTGAAAGCTTGTGTTGTTTCTGAGAGCATGATTTCCCTTTTGAAAAAGGGGAGGGAGATTCACGCCCATATCTTGAGGCATGGATACGAGGGGCATGTGCACATCATGACCACTATGATGGACATGTATGCAAGGTTTGGGTGTGTGGAGAGGGCGAGTTACGTATTCGAGGAAATGCCTGTTAAGAATGTTGTATCTTGGAGCGCTATGATTGCTTGCTATTCCAAAAATGGGATGCCCTTTGAAGCATTGGAGCTCTTCCGTGAGATGATGCATTACCCAGCTGATTTGGTACCAAACTCTGTGACCATGGTCAGTGTTCTTCAAGCCTGCGCAGCCCTTGCTGCTCTACAACAGGGAAGAATAGTGCATGGGTTTGTTCTGAGGAGGGGTCTCAATTCGATCCTGCCTGTTATTAGTGCGCTTGTAACTATGTATGCCCGCTGTGGAAAGCTGGGGTTGGCACAGTTAGTATTCGATCGGATGGAGGAGAGGGATGTTATTTCGTGGAATTCGCTGATATCCAGTTATGGGGTTCACGGATTCGGAGAGGAggccatccgaatttttaaacAGATGACCCTTAATGGAATCTCACCGAGTCCTGTCTCGTTTGTTAGTGTTTTGGGAGCTTGCAGTCACGCAGGTCTGGTCGAGGAAGGGAAGCAGCTGTTTAAATCGATGGTCGAGGTACACGGGATTCGGCCCACTGTGGAGCATTATGCTTGTATGGTGGACCTTCTCGGGCGTGCAAATAGGTTAGATGAAGCAGCGAAGCTTATAGAAGAGATGCGAACAGAGCCTGGCCCCAAAGTTTGGGGCTCTCTGCTTGGGTCCTGCAGGATCCACTGCAACGTTGAGCTTGCTGAGAGAGCAAGCTCGAGGCTTTTTGAGCTCGAACCGAGAAATGCTGGGAATTACGTGCTCTTAGCGGATATATATGCAGGAGCCAAGCTGTGGGAGGAGTTGAAGAGAGTGAAGAAGCTTTTAGAGGCTCGTGGGCTACAGAAAGTCCCGGGGCGCAGCTGGATTGAAGTGAAGAGGAAGATCTATTCCTTTGTCTCGGTTGATGATGAGCTAAACCCACAGATTGAACAGCTCCATGCTCTGTTGCAGAAACTGTCCATGGAGATGAAGGAGTCAGGATATGTTCCTCAGACCAAGATCGTCCTCTACGATCTTGATACAAAAGAGAAAGAGCGGATTTTGTTAGGCCACAGCGAGAAACGAGCAGTTGCTTTTGGACTCATAAATAGCAGAAAGGGAGAACCAATTCGGATCACCAAGAACTTGAGGCTATGTGAAGACTGTCACTCAGTCACAAAATTCATCTCCAAGTTTACAAACCGGGAGATCCTTGTGCGAGATGTGAATCGGTTCCACCATTTCCGGGATGGTGTCTGCTCTTGCGGGGATTATTGGTAG
- the LOC116212360 gene encoding tropinone reductase homolog At5g06060-like isoform X2, with product MAAPDGRWSLQGMTALVTGGTKGIGYAIVEELARLGAAVYTCSRNDSELNECLNNWKAKGFQVAGSVCDVSARAEREKLMQTVSSVFSSKLNILVNNAGTNITKATTEYTAEEFAIIMNTNFESAYHLCQLAHPKLKASGAGSIVFVSSISGVISSPAGSIYSATKGAMNQLAKNLACEWAKDNIRCNSVAPYYISTPLSEPHLKNEKLYEAIISRTPMGRVGEPKEVSSLVAFLCMPAASYITGQTISVDGGFTVNGLFFDWTAN from the exons ATGGCAGCTCCGGATGGAAGATGGTCTCTCCAGGGGATGACCGCTCTCGTCACCGGTGGAACCAAAGGAATCGG GTATGCTATTGTGGAGGAACTCGCGAGACTGGGAGCAGCTGTCTACACATGCTCTCGGAATGATTCAGAGCTTAACGAGTGCCTGAATAACTGGAAGGCAAAGGGCTTTCAAGTTGCGGGTTCAGTGTGCGACGTATCTGCCCGAGCTGAAAGAGAGAAGCTGATGCAGACAGTGTCATCTGTCTTCTCATCAAAGCTCAACATCCTA GTAAACAATGCTGGAACGAACATAACCAAAGCCACCACAGAGTACACGGCGGAGGAGTTTGCTATCATCATGAACACGAATTTCGAGTCGGCATATCACCTTTGCCAACTCGCACACCCTAAGCTGAAGGCTTCGGGTGCGGGAAGCATCGTGTTCGTGTCTTCCATATCTGGGGTTATTTCTAGCCCTGCTGGATCTATATATTCTGCCACTAAAG GAGCCATGAATCAGCTAGCGAAAAATTTGGCCTGTGAGTGGGCAAAAGACAACATAAGATGCAATTCGGTTGCACCTTATTACATCTCGACACCGCTAAGCGAACCT CACTTAAAGAACGAGAAGTTATATGAGGCCATTATATCAAGAACGCCGATGGGCCGCGTAGGAGAGCCGAAAGAGGTGTCCTCCTTGGTAGCCTTCTTGTGCATGCCGGCAGCATCTTATATAACCGGTCAAACTATCTCCGTCGATGGGGGATTCACCGTAAATGGGCTCTTCTTCGACTGGACGGCCAACTAa
- the LOC116212361 gene encoding methylsterol monooxygenase 2-2-like — protein sequence MASIMESCWLYLITHFSDFQLACLGSFFLHESVFFLSGLPFIYLERAGWLSKYKIQPKNNTVAAQEKCIIRLILYHLGVNLPVMIFSYPVFRYMGMQTSLPLPSWKVVMSQIAFYFVLEDFVFYWGHRILHTKWLYKHVHSVHHEYATPFGLTSEYAHPAEILFLGFATIIGPAITGPHLSTLWLWMVLRVLETVEAHCGYHFPWSLSNFLPLYGGSDFHDYHHRLLYTKSGNYSSTFTYMDRIFGTDKGYRKLKALKDEQTEYGIKVM from the exons ATGGCGTCGATTATGGAGTCCTGTTGGCTG TATTTGATCACGCATTTCAGCGACTTTCAGCTGGCTTGTCTTGGAAGTTTCTTTCTCCACGAGAGTGTTTTCTTCTTATCAGGACTTCCTTTCATTTATCTTGAGAGGGCAGGATGGCTGAGCAAGTATAAGATTCAG CCAAAGAATAACACCGTGGCAGCTCAGGAGAAATGCATCATTCGCCTAATTCTGTACCACTTGGGTGTAAATTTGCCGGTCATGATCTTCTCTTATCCGGTTTTCCGATACATGGGCATGCAAACCAGTCTGCCATTGCCGTCCTG GAAAGTGGTAATGTCTCAGATAGCTTTCTACTTCGTCCTCGAGGACTTCGTATTCTATTGGGGACACCGGATCTTACATACAAAATGGTTGTACAAGCATGTGCACAGCGTCCATCACGA GTATGCTACGCCCTTTGGTTTGACCTCTGAATACGCTCATCCTGCTGAGATACTATTTCTTGGCTTTGCTACCATTATTGGCCCTGCTATAACTGGTCCACATCTCTCGACTCTGTGGTTATGGATGGTACTGAGGGTGTTGGAGACAGTTGAGGCTCACTGCGGCTATCATTTTCCTTGGAGCCTTTCAAACTTTTTGCCATTGTATGGAGG TTCTGATTTTCATGATTATCATCACCGGCTGCTTTATACCAAGTCCGGGAACTATTCATCTACCTTTACTTATATGGACAG GATCTTTGGTACTGACAAGGGTTATAGAAAGTTGAAGGCATTGAAGGACGAACAAACAGAATATGGCATCAAGGTAATGTAA
- the LOC116212359 gene encoding probable protein phosphatase 2C 24 produces MAEICCGVVSEACTIAAYQPSSRAARRKRMELRRFKFVGGAGLAPATVSDINEQKRQKLKDCLSRNCEKASESRLSDGDRRGSETRDISSDDDRNLPSVSDVNEVLPIPMGLGLSKDLPKFGVASVCGRRREMEDAVAVHPSLCIQHQDTSSGFHYFAVYDGHGCSHVAMRCRERLHELVREELASVGEGGGTVEWREAMGRSFRKMDMEVIAWNESVAGRGSCRCELQSPECDAVGSTAVVAIVTPDKIIVANCGDSRAVLSRKGKAVPLSSDHKPDRPDELDRIQSAGGRVIYWDGPRVLGVLAMSRAIGDNYLKPYVSCEPEVTVMERTPSDDCLIIASDGLWDVVSNDTACGVARMCLRGKVRAPAEGEEGSSSNTSPVDDSSWGEMLDGACSDASMLLMKLALARHSTDNVSVVVVDLRRSIT; encoded by the exons ATGGCGGAGATCTGCTGCGGCGTCGTGAGCGAGGCTTGCACGATCGCAGCATATCAGCCGAGCTCGAGGGCGGCCAGGCGGAAGAGGATGGAGCTCAGGCGGTTCAAGTTTGTGGGCGGCGCCGGCCTTGCTCCCGCGACGGTGTCGGATATTAACGAGCAGAAACGGCAGAAGCTGAAGGACTGCCTCAGTCGCAACTGCGAGAAAGCCTCCGAGAGCCGTCTCTCCGACGGAGATAGACGCGGATCGGAGACCAGAGACATCTCGAGCGATGATGATCGTAACCTTCCTTCAGTGTCTGACGTGAACGAGGTTCTTCCCATTCCAATGGGCCTAGGACTCTCGAAGGACCTCCCGAAATTCGGGGTGGCGTCAGTATGcgggaggaggagggagatgGAAGATGCGGTGGCGGTCCACCCCTCGCTCTGCATCCAACACCAAGATACCTCCAGCGGCTTCCATTACTTTGCAGTTTACGACGGCCATGGCTGCTCTCAT GTAGCGATGAGGTGCAGGGAGAGACTGCACGAGCTGGTGAGGGAGGAGCTGGCGTCGGTGGGGGAAGGAGGTGGGACCGTGGAGTGGAGGGAGGCCATGGGGAGGAGCTTCCGGAAGATGGACATGGAGGTGATTGCATGGAATGAGAGCGTGGCGGGGAGGGGCTCCTGCAGGTGCGAGCTACAGTCCCCCGAGTGCGATGCCGTTGGATCAACTGCGGTGGTTGCTATTGTGACCCCCGATAAGATCATCGTGGCCAACTGTGGGGATTCGAGGGCCGTGCTCTCTAGGAAAGGCAAGGCTGTTCCTCTCTCCAGCGATCATAAG CCAGATCGCCCGGATGAGCTGGACCGGATTCAATCGGCCGGGGGCAGAGTGATCTATTGGGACGGCCCTCGAGTTCTTGGTGTCCTGGCCATGTCAAGAGCCATAG GCGACAATTACCTGAAACCCTACGTGAGCTGTGAGCCAGAGGTGACTGTGATGGAGCGGACGCCGAGCGACGATTGCCTCATAATCGCAAGTGATGGACTGTGGGATGTGGTGTCCAACGACACAGCGTGTGGGGTGGCACGGATGTGCCTGAGGGGGAAGGTACGAGCTCCAGCAGAGGGAGAGGAGGGCTCCTCCTCCAACACATCGCCAGTGGATGATAGCAGCTGGGGGGAGATGTTGGACGGGGCATGTTCGGATGCGTCGATGTTGCTGATGAAGCTAGCACTGGCGAGGCACAGCACAGACAACGTGAGCGTGGTGGTGGTAGATCTCAGGAGATCCATTACGTAG